The Toxorhynchites rutilus septentrionalis strain SRP chromosome 3, ASM2978413v1, whole genome shotgun sequence genome includes a region encoding these proteins:
- the LOC129776016 gene encoding uncharacterized protein LOC129776016 — protein sequence MRAYNRLLIFTALIASVNVAFAQRDDPLQVFSQLKQLEQSQAKPQQRRSRTILIDLEDFVDSNQAEALLAGERSIQISIQNETSLLNQLTRNDVKVSGPMCVEFINENIAMHMKLAGVAYTNCLNIADERVFSELAKIPTVQSSTFTREKYNDLSLLGSFRGGNIFIDPVTIRNKLSSRLRTRSNLPIVQADTTTNLKTVFDEVISNIRTCMTHAQTQLAGNLDFTRQQVIAICAGQNSDQV from the exons ATGAGAGCCTATAACCGTTTATTGATATTCACAGCGTTGATAGCAAGTGTCAAC GTTGCGTTTGCTCAACGTGACGATCCCCTGCAAGTATTCTCCCAGCTGAAGCAATTAGAGCAATCACAAGCTAAACCCCAGCAGAGGCGTTCCAGGACCATTCTGATTGATCTAGAAGACTTTGTGGATTCCAACCAAGCCGAGGCTCTGCTAGCAGGAGAACgatcaatacaaatttcaaTCCAAAACGAGACAAGTCTGCTGAACCAACTTACCAGAAATGACGTAAAAGTCAGTGGTCCCATGTGTGTGGagtttatcaatgaaaatatcGCAATGCATATGAAGCTCGCAGGAGTTGCCTACACCAACTGCTTGAATATTGCTGATGAGCGGGTATTTTCCGAACTGGCCAAGATCCCAACGGTTCAAAGCTCAACGTTCACCCGTGAAAAATACAACGATTTGAGTTTGTTGGGTTCTTTCCGTGGGGGAAACATTTTCATTGACCCCGTCACTATTCGAAACAAGCTATCGTCCCGTCTTCGAACCCGATCAAACCTGCCGATCGTTCAGGCCGACACGACAACCAACCTCAAAACGGTCTTCGATGAAGTGATATCGAACATCCGCACCTGCATGACACATGCTCAAACACAATTGGCCGGCAATCTGGACTTTACTAGACAACAGGTGATAGCAATTTGTGCTGGGCAAAATTCGGATCAAGTATAG
- the LOC129776017 gene encoding uncharacterized protein LOC129776017, with protein MKLAIVVGAMLSIVQATNRQLSQDVIGKFRQVAGKYSNSTALGGSELADVRKNATGLIGNFHHDIILIKEDFMLDAILQESGMHFQIANQPFTVDRTCLNFLNTSLEMDINLAGVGFTNCISRVDELFNGFKNQFYNRIGAQDALMGELRILDVFRGENVFYTPQNIIAKLDLKWEALDSVPESVSSSSHQALINLKVSLEGLRTAYIECMTSSEQLLRRSIDLLKMQFSDMCLGESIIVPE; from the coding sequence ATGAAACTTGCAATCGTCGTTGGTGCAATGCTGAGCATTGTCCAGGCTACAAACAGACAGCTCTCCCAGGACGTTATTGGCAAGTTCAGACAGGTTGCTGGTAAATATTCCAACTCGACCGCATTGGGTGGGTCGGAACTGGCAGACGTGCGCAAAAATGCGACGGGACTCATCGGCAACTTCCACCACGACATCATATTGATCAAAGAGGATTTTATGCTGGATGCGATCCTCCAGGAATCCGGGATGCACTTCCAAATAGCCAATCAACCCTTCACCGTAGACAGAACTTGTCTCAACTTCCTGAACACGAGTCTGGAGATGGACATCAATCTGGCTGGCGTTGGCttcacaaactgcatcagcagAGTGGATGAGCTATTCAATGGATTTAAGAATCAATTCTACAACAGAATAGGGGCCCAAGATGCTCTGATGGGCGAGTTACGGATTTTGGACGTGTTCCGTGGTGAGAACGTGTTTTACACCCCTCAGAATATCATCGCCAAATTGGACTTGAAGTGGGAAGCACTGGATAGTGTGCCGGAGTCGGTATCTAGTTCATCACATCAAGCGCTTATTAATTTGAAAGTTAGTTTGGAGGGACTGCGAACAGCGTACATTGAATGCATGACCAGCAGTGAGCAGCTATTGAGGAGATCTATCGACTTGTTAAAAATGCAGTTTAGCGATATGTGCTTGGGGGAGAGCATAATAGTACCGGAATAG